A single Actinomadura algeriensis DNA region contains:
- a CDS encoding NYN domain-containing protein, giving the protein MDRCALFVDAGYLLGDGAMAVHGTRHRDAVSWDFSGVLQLLNNLSRERTGLPLLRCYWYEATVEGRRAPEHDAIADLPGLKLRLGRIRPGRREGVDTEIHRDLMTLARNAALAEAVLVSGDEDLAQVVADAQDLGVRVTVVHVAADGNWTISRVLRQECDDLIEIGAGHLRPYVNLLTGLDGTSSSSALGSSGSSGSPMPHVPSSSPASVGSASSSGASLTSPPSGSVLPGVPIGSSAASAASSASSSMSSGASPLSNGHGNGTALGSLQQPSAHNAAPPASPITGSPTGAQAAPAASSIHSAPPSPAPGGTSTGPSALPSQPSGAHAATGPVPSPAPPATPAPPASGGFGTGGFGPSVLDSGPNAGPLSGGVLGSGSYGSGTSGSGGFGSSFSGGGPQTGSPLQTGPSHAAPPPAAQQYTAPPVPAPAPPSAPQSLPATRPSGPYTGPQQLSPVPAQQNTPSLAEAVKAAHQEGQDFGESVARDAPALWLEAVLARKPRMPSDLEARLLQGSSLPIDFLLHDEVRHALRRGFWDALERSRR; this is encoded by the coding sequence ATGGATCGCTGCGCGCTGTTCGTAGACGCCGGCTACCTATTGGGCGACGGCGCCATGGCGGTGCACGGCACCCGCCATCGCGACGCCGTCTCCTGGGATTTCAGCGGCGTGCTGCAGTTGCTGAACAACCTGTCCCGCGAACGCACCGGGCTCCCGCTGCTGCGCTGCTACTGGTACGAGGCCACCGTCGAGGGACGCCGCGCCCCCGAACACGACGCGATCGCCGACCTGCCCGGCCTCAAGCTCCGCCTCGGCCGCATCCGCCCCGGCCGCCGCGAGGGCGTCGACACCGAGATCCACCGCGACCTGATGACCCTCGCCCGCAACGCCGCCCTCGCCGAGGCGGTGCTGGTCAGCGGGGACGAGGACCTCGCCCAGGTCGTCGCCGACGCGCAGGACCTCGGCGTCCGCGTCACCGTCGTGCACGTCGCCGCCGACGGCAACTGGACGATCTCGCGGGTGCTGCGGCAGGAGTGCGACGACCTCATCGAGATCGGCGCCGGGCACCTGCGCCCGTACGTGAACCTGCTGACGGGCCTGGACGGCACGAGTTCGTCGAGTGCGCTCGGTTCGTCGGGTTCTTCGGGTTCGCCCATGCCGCATGTGCCGTCCTCGTCGCCGGCCTCGGTGGGGTCGGCGTCCTCGTCCGGCGCCTCGCTCACCTCGCCGCCGTCCGGTTCCGTGCTGCCGGGCGTCCCGATCGGCTCCTCGGCCGCCTCCGCCGCTTCGTCGGCGTCGTCGTCGATGTCGTCCGGGGCGAGCCCGCTGTCGAACGGGCACGGGAACGGCACCGCGCTCGGGTCCCTGCAGCAGCCGTCCGCGCACAACGCGGCGCCGCCCGCGTCCCCGATCACCGGCTCGCCGACGGGCGCCCAGGCCGCGCCCGCCGCGTCCTCGATCCACTCCGCACCGCCGAGCCCCGCGCCCGGCGGGACGTCCACGGGCCCGTCCGCGCTGCCGTCCCAGCCCTCGGGCGCGCACGCCGCCACGGGCCCGGTACCGTCGCCCGCACCGCCCGCGACCCCCGCACCGCCCGCGTCCGGCGGCTTCGGCACCGGCGGGTTCGGCCCGAGCGTCCTCGACTCCGGACCGAACGCGGGCCCGCTGAGCGGCGGCGTGCTCGGCTCGGGCTCGTACGGTTCCGGGACGTCCGGCTCCGGCGGGTTCGGCTCGTCGTTCAGCGGCGGCGGCCCGCAGACCGGCTCGCCGCTGCAGACCGGCCCGTCGCACGCGGCGCCGCCGCCCGCCGCGCAGCAGTACACGGCGCCGCCGGTGCCCGCGCCGGCCCCGCCGTCCGCGCCGCAGTCGCTCCCGGCGACCCGTCCGTCCGGCCCCTACACCGGGCCGCAGCAGCTCTCCCCGGTGCCCGCCCAGCAGAACACGCCGTCGCTGGCGGAGGCCGTCAAGGCCGCGCACCAGGAGGGGCAGGACTTCGGCGAGTCCGTCGCCCGCGACGCGCCCGCGCTGTGGTTGGAGGCGGTGCTGGCCCGCAAGCCCCGGATGCCCTCCGACCTGGAGGCGCGCCTGCTGCAGGGATCGTCGCTGCCGATCGACTTCCTGCTGCACGACGAGGTCCGGCACGCGCTGCGCCGCGGCTTCTGGGACGCGCTCGAACGTTCCCGCAGGTGA
- a CDS encoding sigma-70 family RNA polymerase sigma factor, protein MHEQEPEAGDAALISRVRAGDTDAYGTLCERHVPAARGLARHLADGDTAEDAVQEALAKILDLLRRGGGPDSGFRPYLLTAVRRAVYDRHRADRRLRPTDRIDDLDHGTPFEDPAVRDLERSMVLGAFHSLPERWRTVLWHTEVEGARPADVAPLLGLTPNGAAALAYRAREGLRQAYLQMHLAALPAERGACRAAVDKLGAYVRDGLARRDTRRVRGHLDGCGDCKAIYLELAELNSVLREILGPLVLGAAATAYLAAGGGLLSWPGRLPRHGRQALGGAAAVACAVSLVMALVSNDDPLPEPKPAPPVVARPVAPAAPPAAAPADPPVPARPVSAPVVSPARPVVPVPASAAEPEERPKPPERPAPPAPDAEPVPEPEPEPEPEPEPEPEVAAVVEVEYEVEVRALAKVDVRVDVRAVVHADIDVQTGLDATSSSPRAGRVAMRS, encoded by the coding sequence GTGCACGAGCAGGAGCCGGAGGCGGGCGACGCCGCGCTGATCTCGCGGGTCCGCGCGGGCGACACCGACGCCTACGGGACGCTGTGCGAGCGGCACGTGCCCGCCGCGCGCGGCCTGGCCCGCCACCTCGCCGACGGGGACACGGCCGAGGACGCCGTCCAGGAGGCGCTCGCGAAGATCCTCGACCTGCTGCGCCGCGGCGGCGGCCCCGACTCCGGGTTCCGCCCCTACCTGCTCACCGCCGTGCGCCGCGCCGTGTACGACCGGCACCGCGCCGACCGCCGCCTCCGCCCGACCGACCGGATCGACGACCTCGACCACGGCACCCCGTTCGAGGACCCGGCCGTCCGCGACCTGGAGCGGTCGATGGTGCTCGGCGCGTTCCACTCGCTGCCCGAACGCTGGCGGACCGTCCTGTGGCACACCGAGGTCGAGGGGGCGCGGCCCGCCGACGTCGCGCCGCTGCTCGGCCTCACGCCCAACGGCGCCGCCGCACTCGCCTACCGGGCCCGCGAGGGGCTGCGGCAGGCGTACCTGCAGATGCACCTGGCGGCGCTGCCCGCCGAGCGGGGCGCGTGCCGCGCGGCGGTGGACAAGCTCGGCGCCTACGTGCGGGACGGTCTCGCCCGCCGCGACACCCGCCGCGTCCGGGGCCACCTCGACGGCTGCGGCGACTGCAAGGCGATCTACCTCGAACTCGCCGAACTGAACAGCGTGCTCCGGGAGATCCTCGGGCCGCTGGTGCTGGGCGCGGCCGCCACCGCGTACCTGGCGGCGGGCGGCGGGCTTCTCTCCTGGCCGGGCCGGCTGCCGCGGCACGGACGGCAGGCGCTCGGCGGCGCCGCCGCCGTCGCGTGCGCGGTCTCGCTGGTCATGGCGCTGGTGTCGAACGACGATCCGCTGCCGGAGCCGAAGCCCGCGCCGCCGGTCGTCGCCCGTCCCGTGGCCCCGGCGGCCCCGCCCGCCGCCGCGCCCGCCGATCCGCCGGTGCCGGCGAGGCCGGTGAGCGCGCCCGTGGTGTCGCCGGCCCGTCCGGTCGTGCCCGTCCCGGCGAGCGCGGCCGAACCGGAGGAGAGGCCGAAGCCGCCGGAGCGTCCGGCCCCGCCCGCACCGGACGCCGAACCGGTGCCGGAGCCCGAACCCGAGCCGGAGCCCGAGCCGGAGCCGGAGCCGGAGGTCGCGGCGGTCGTCGAGGTGGAGTACGAGGTCGAGGTGCGCGCTTTGGCGAAGGTGGACGTGCGCGTCGACGTGCGGGCGGTCGTCCATGCGGACATCGACGTCCAAACTGGCCTGGACGCCACAAGTTCGTCACCCCGTGCGGGCCGCGTCGCCATGCGTTCGTGA
- a CDS encoding alkaline phosphatase D family protein, with protein sequence MTALVLGPHLRHVSSHTATIFVETDGPCEVRVVGEGVDAAARTFTVHGHHYAIVEIDGLPAGARVPYEVIAGGETVWPIDPEYPASRIRTLPDGGGPLRVAFGSCRRSPGTVEEFGHDALTAFARRLRAFGDAVEWPDVLLMVGDQVYADELGEEMLDHIRERRGDQPPVGEVADYEEYTRLYELAWRDDAEVRWLLSTVPLFTVFDDHDIRDDWNTSYAWREEMWAQPWWRARITGGIGSYWVYQHLGNLTPEERANDPIFKSVRDASDATGDAADVLDAFTERADREPESMRWSYAHDFGGVRFIVVDSRCSRLLTPDRRGMLDDREFAWLDEQCQGDVDHLVIASSLPYLLPRAIHDAENWNEAISEGAWGRPGAALGEKVRQAVDLEHWAAFDRSFREVASHVLEIGGGARGAVPASITFLSGDVHFSYLAEVDAPDIETKIAQIVCSPFRNPLDGKIRIAQRIACSWERATPFRWLGKLAKVPAPPLKWRVTKGPWFDNAIATVTLAGRDCDVTWESPRNAGTLVELGRADITG encoded by the coding sequence ATGACCGCTTTGGTACTCGGGCCCCACCTCCGGCACGTGAGCTCCCACACGGCGACGATCTTCGTGGAGACCGATGGCCCCTGCGAGGTCCGCGTCGTGGGCGAGGGGGTGGACGCGGCCGCCCGAACGTTCACCGTCCACGGCCACCACTACGCGATCGTGGAGATCGACGGGCTCCCGGCGGGCGCCCGCGTCCCGTACGAGGTCATCGCCGGCGGGGAGACCGTCTGGCCGATCGACCCGGAGTACCCGGCGAGCCGGATCCGGACGCTGCCGGACGGCGGCGGACCGCTCCGCGTCGCGTTCGGCTCGTGCCGCCGCTCTCCCGGCACCGTCGAGGAGTTCGGGCACGACGCGCTCACCGCGTTCGCCCGCCGGCTGCGCGCGTTCGGCGACGCCGTCGAATGGCCGGACGTCCTGCTGATGGTCGGCGACCAGGTGTACGCCGACGAGCTCGGCGAGGAGATGCTCGACCACATCCGCGAGCGCCGCGGCGACCAGCCGCCGGTCGGCGAGGTCGCCGACTACGAGGAGTACACCCGCCTGTACGAGCTGGCCTGGCGGGACGACGCGGAGGTGCGGTGGCTGCTGTCCACCGTCCCCCTCTTCACCGTCTTCGACGACCACGACATCCGCGACGACTGGAACACCTCCTACGCGTGGCGCGAGGAGATGTGGGCGCAGCCGTGGTGGCGGGCCCGCATCACCGGCGGCATCGGGTCGTACTGGGTGTACCAGCACCTCGGGAACCTGACGCCGGAGGAACGGGCGAACGACCCGATCTTCAAGTCCGTGCGGGACGCGTCCGACGCGACCGGCGACGCCGCCGACGTCCTGGACGCGTTCACCGAGCGCGCCGACCGCGAGCCGGAGAGCATGCGGTGGAGCTACGCGCACGACTTCGGCGGCGTCCGGTTCATCGTGGTCGACAGCCGCTGCTCCCGCCTGCTGACGCCCGACCGGCGCGGCATGCTCGACGACCGCGAGTTCGCCTGGCTGGACGAGCAGTGCCAGGGCGACGTCGACCACCTCGTCATCGCCAGCTCGCTGCCCTACCTGCTGCCGCGCGCCATCCACGACGCCGAGAACTGGAACGAGGCGATCTCCGAGGGCGCGTGGGGACGGCCCGGCGCGGCGCTCGGCGAGAAGGTGCGGCAGGCCGTCGACCTCGAACACTGGGCCGCGTTCGACCGCTCGTTCCGGGAGGTCGCCTCGCACGTCCTGGAGATCGGCGGCGGCGCGCGCGGGGCCGTCCCGGCGAGCATCACGTTCCTGTCCGGCGACGTGCACTTCTCCTACCTGGCGGAGGTCGACGCCCCGGACATCGAAACGAAGATCGCGCAGATCGTCTGCTCCCCGTTCCGCAACCCGCTGGACGGCAAGATCCGCATCGCGCAGCGGATCGCGTGCTCGTGGGAGCGGGCGACGCCGTTCCGGTGGCTCGGGAAGCTGGCGAAGGTGCCCGCCCCGCCGCTGAAGTGGCGCGTCACCAAAGGCCCCTGGTTCGACAACGCGATCGCGACCGTGACGCTCGCGGGCCGCGACTGCGACGTCACCTGGGAGTCGCCCCGCAACGCGGGCACGCTCGTCGAGCTGGGGCGGGCCGACATCACCGGCTGA